A section of the Neofelis nebulosa isolate mNeoNeb1 chromosome 12, mNeoNeb1.pri, whole genome shotgun sequence genome encodes:
- the GAS1 gene encoding growth arrest-specific protein 1 produces the protein MVAGLLGGGGGARAGTVPGAWLCLMALLQLLGSAPRGSGLAHGRRLICWQALLQCQGEPECSYAYNQYAEACAPVLAQRGGGDAPEAAAAAAAAFPASAASFSSRWRCPSHCISALIQLNHTRRGPALEDCDCAQDENCKSTKRAIEPCLPRTSSGGAGGPGAGGVMGCTEARRRCDRDSRCNLALSRYLTYCGKLFNGLRCTDECRTVIEDMLAVPKAALLNDCVCDGLERPICESVKENMARLCFGAELGNGPGSSGSDGGLDDYYDEDYDDEQRAGGAGGEQPLDDDDGVPHPARPGGGAAATGGRGDLPYGPGRRSSGGGRSAPGGAWTPLASILLPLLPLLF, from the coding sequence ATGGTGGCAGGGCTgctgggcggcggcggcggggcccgcGCGGGGACCGTGCCGGGCGCCTGGCTGTGCCTGATGGCGCTGCTGCAGCTGCTGGGCTCGGCGCCGCGGGGCTCGGGGCTGGCGCACGGCCGCCGCCTCATCTGCTGGCAGGCGCTGCTGCAGTGCCAGGGGGAGCCGGAGTGCAGCTACGCCTACAACCAGTACGCCGAGGCGTGCGCGCCCGTACTGGCGCAGCGCGGCGGGGGCGACGCGCCGGaggccgctgccgccgccgccgccgccttccCGGCCTCGGCCGCCTCGTTCTCGTCGCGCTGGCGCTGCCCGAGCCACTGCATCTCGGCGCTCATTCAGCTCAACCACACGCGCCGCGGGCCCGCCCTGGAAGACTGTGACTGCGCGCAGGACGAGAACTGCAAGTCCACCAAGCGCGCCATTGAGCCGTGCCTGCCCCGGACGAGCagcggcggcgcgggcggcccGGGCGCGGGCGGGGTCATGGGCTGCACCGAGGCCCGGCGGCGCTGCGACCGCGACAGCCGCTGCAACCTGGCCCTCAGCCGCTACCTGACCTACTGCGGCAAGCTCTTCAACGGGCTGCGCTGCACCGACGAGTGCCGCACGGTCATCGAGGACATGCTGGCCGTGCCCAAGGCGGCGCTGCTCAACGACTGCGTGTGCGACGGCCTGGAGCGGCCCATCTGTGAGTCGGTCAAGGAGAACATGGCCCGCCTGTGCTTCGGTGCTGAGCTGGGTAACGGCCCGGGCAGCAGCGGCTCGGACGGGGGCCTGGACGACTACTACGACGAGGACTACGACGACGAGCAGCGCGCCGGGGGCGCTGGCGGCGAGCAGCCGCTGGACGATGACGACGGCGTCCCGCACCCGGCGCGCCCGGGCGGCGGCGCTGCAGCCACGGGCGGCCGCGGGGACCTGCCCTACGGGCCGGGGCGCAGGAGCAGCGGCGGCGGTCGCTCGGCGCCCGGAGGCGCTTGGACCCCGCTCGCCTCCATCTTGCTGCCGCTGCTGCCGCTGCTCTTTTAG